GTGTGCGGGCGTGGTACCGGCGGAGCTGCCCGGGTTCGAAGCCGAGCTGCTGGGGATGGCTGCGGGCCAGACCAGAACCCAGTTCCGGGTGAAGGCGCAGCGGCTGCGGGAGCAGTACTATCCGGAAACCATCGTTCAGCGGCAGTTGACGGCGTTTGAGCAGCGGACGGTGTGGGTGCGTCCGGAGCCGGACGGGATGTCCTGGCTCTCGGCGTTACTGCCGGCCGAGAAAGCCCAAGCCATCTTCACTCAGCTCAGTGTTGCGGCCCGGGGTGAGCAGGCCGCCGGGGACACGCGCACGGTGGATCAGTTGCGCACGGACATTCTGACGGACTTACTCGGCGGCCACGACCATGAATGCCGGGACGAGTGCAGCAACGGTGGTGGCGGCCGTGGCAAAGGCAGCAAAGGTAGCCGTGGTGGACGCAACGCAGGTGGCGCAGGCGCGGGAGCAAAGAGGGGCAAGGGCCGTCGCAAGGGTTCCGGCTCCGGCAGAGAAGCCAGCAGCGGAGCTAAGGGTTCCGGTTCCGGCAAGGGGGCCGGGTCCTGCCGGATTGGCCATGGTCCCCGGGCGCGGACGGAGATTCTGGTGGTGATCAACGCTGAAACCCTCTTCGGGGCCGATGATCAGCCGGCGGAACTGAACGGGTACGGGCCCATCAGTCCCGTAACGGCCCGGCGGATGGCTCGGGAAGCGGCGAAATGGACACCGGTGGAACGCGACCCCGAAACCGAGGAGATCCTGCGGGTCGGAAAACGGCGGAAGGTTCCCGACGGATTAAAGCGGGTTCTGCGGGTGCGGGACGGGACGTGCCGGTTCCCGGGGTGCCGGACCAATGCGGTGATTTCCGAGATCGACCACACCAAGCCCTGGGCTCAGGGCGGGCTCACGGATCATGACAATTTGGAGCATTTGTGCCGGCGGCATCACATGTTCAAATCCGAAGGGTTCTGGAAGGCCCGGCAGCCTCGTCCCGGCGTGATCGAGTGGACCTCGCCGGGCGGCAGGTGTTACCGCACGGAACCGGATCTCACCCTGTCACCGGAAACGTCACCGGAAACCTGTGAAGATGACTCGGTCCACTTGCGACGGGACATCGAACTGGTTCCTTTGTCTGATGCCGAACCGGGCGACTACGGAGACAACCCGCCGCCCTTCTAGCCGGGACGCTGCACGTCTACTCGGCAGGTTCCTGGAAATTCTCAGCAGGATCCTGAAAGTCGCCGGCATCCCGGCGAAAGCGGGTCAGGATGTCGATGAGCGTTGCCAGATCGTCGGCAGCAAAGCCGGGATGGACGAACACCTCGCTGTTGAGAGCCGCAGCGGCAAGGGGAACCAGTTTCCGGCCTGCCGGCGTGATCTCGACAAGAACGGTGCGGCCATCAGATGGATGCCGGCGGCGACCGGCAAGGCCTGCCTGTTCCAAACGGTCCACCGCGTTGGTAACCGATGTGGGGTGCACCTGCAGCCGGGCACCGGCCTTGGCCATGGGCAAAGCGCCGCTGCCCGTAAAACTCAAGAGCGCAAGAAGCTCAAACCGTGCGAAGGTCAGACCAAAGGGTTTCAGCACATTCTCCACCCGGGTCAGCAGGATCTGGTGCGTCCGCATCACCGCAGTAACTGCCGTCATTCCCTCTGCAGCCTTTTCCCAGCCGTGTTCTTCCCAGTGTCTGCGGGCCTCGGCGATGGGATCCCGCGGCAAGGGATGGGGCAGGGGCTTCTGATCGGTTGGTTTGCGGGAATCGTCCGCAGCAGATTCCCGCCCGGACATCACCGGCGCAGCTCCGGAAATTCGTCATCCCGGTACTCCACACCGGCGCGTTCGGCACGTCGGGCGGGGTCGGCGTCGTTCTCCAGCGCCCGCAGCTGCACCCGGCGGATCTTTCCGGACATGGTCTTGGGCAAGTCGTGGAATTCCAGCCGCCGCACCCGCAGGTACGGCGCCAGATGTTCCCGCGCGTAGGACAGGATCGACAGTGCAGTCTCCCGATTCGGTTCCCACCCCTCGGCAAGGGCGACATAGGCTTTGGGCACCGCCAGTCGCAACTCATCCGGTGCAGGCACGACGGCGGCCTCAGCCACAGCCGGATGTTCAATGAGGACGCTCTCGAGTTCGAACGGACTGACCTTGTAGTCGGAAGCCTTGAAGACATCGTCGGTGCGGCCGATGTACGTGATGTACCCGCCGGCGTCACGGACAGCCATATCACCGGTGTGAAAGTAACCGCCGTCCATGGCTTCCTCGGTACGTACCGGATCACCGTGGTAACCGGTCATCAGGTTCAGCGGCCGACGCGCCAGATCAAGGCAGATCTCGCCCTCGTCCGCCGGCAGGCCGGTCGCCGGATCGATGATGACCACCGGAACTCCGGGCAGCGGACGGCCCATGGATCCGGGGTGCAGGTCGGCACCCGGGGTATTGCCCACGAGCGCCGTCGTTTCGGTCTGGCCGAAACCGTCCCGGATGGACAGCCCCCACGCGGACTGGACCCGGGAGATCACTTCCGGATTGAGCGGTTCGCCGGCACCGATCAGCTCCCGCAGCTGTGCCGGACGTTCGCCGAGGCTGGCCTGAATCATCATCCGCCACACGGTCGGCGGTGCGCACAGGCTCGTCACTTCCGCCCGGTGCATCTGTTCCAGCAACGCTTCGGGACGGAAGCGCGTGTAGTTGTGGATGAACACAGTCGCCTCGGCATTCCACGGAGCGAAGAAGCTGCTCCACGCGTGCTTGGCCCAGCCCGGAGAACTGATGTTCAGGTGGACGTCTCCGGGCTGCAGGCCCAGGAAGTACATCGTGGACAGGTGCCCCACCGGATAGGAGACCTGCGTGTGCTCCACCAGCTTGGGTCGGCTGGTGGTACCTGACGTGAAGTAGAACAGCAGCGGATCATCGGCATCAGTGATTGTTTGCAGCTGCACCGGTGAAGCCGCATAGGCCTTCCCGTAGTCCAGCCAGTCGCTTTCTTCCTGAAGTCCTGCGCCCACCAGGATCTTTCCGTAGTCGCCGGGAACGGCGTCAAACTTTCCGGCGTCGGCGGCATTGGCAATCACCCACCGAGCACCGCCGCGGGAGATCCGGTCGGCCAGGTCGGCGCTTCCGGCGGCAGAAGCGGTGGGCATGATGACAGCCCCCAGCTTCATGGCAGCCAGCATGGTTTCCCAGAGCTCCACCTGGTTGCCGAGCATCAGCATCACCGGATCCCCTCGGCCCACCCCCTGGGCCGCCAGCCAGGCAGCAACCTGGTCGGAACGGTGCACCATGTCGTCGAAGCTGTACTTCTGCTCCGATCCGTCCTCTTCGACGATCCACAGCGCGCACGCACTGTTCCCCCGTGCCATCGCATCAAAGTAGTCAATGGCCCAGTTAAAAGGACCGTCCAGTTGAGGCCAGACGAAGGTCTCGACAGCCTTTTCGTAGCTGCCGGCAAGGGTGAGCAGCTCATCGCGAGCGGCGCGGAACAAATTGGTGGCACTGTTCGAATTCATCGTTCCTCTTTCGGGACACGGTCGTTACCGGCGGGTTCATCCCGGGCGGAGTCAGCAACGGCGGAGTCAGCACGGGCGGAGTCTTTACGGGCGGAGTCTTTCCAGGTGGGGCCGGTCCAGCTGAAGACAGGATCTTCCTTCGCCAAAAACGCACGAACCCCGATGGCGGGATCCGGCGAAGCGGCCATTTCCTGCTGCCAGCGGTTGCTGGCCTGCTCCAGGGCACGCCGGCTGCGTGAGGCCGGCTCGCCGGCAGCACCAGCCTCGCCGGCAGCACCAGTCTCGCCGGCAGCACCAGTCTCGCCGGCAGTTCCAGCCTCAACTGACGCCCCGTTCTCGGCTGACGTCCCGGCCCCGCCGGCAGCAATAATGTCCACGAGTTCCTTCATGGCCTGCAGCGAGAGCTGGGAACGGCCGGCCAGACGGTGGGCGAAGGACGCAACATCGGTCCAGAAGTCGGCCTGCGGAATAACCCGTTCAACCAGCCCCAGGCGCAGCGCCTGTTCAGCCGGAACAAAATCCCCGCTGAACAGCAGATACTTCGCGACCCCGGGTCCGGCGAGACGGACCAGCCGTTCAATGCCGGACAGCGGATACACGATGCCGATCTTGGCCGGAGTGATCCCGAAGACGGCGCGGTCGGAGGCGAGCCGGAAATCGCAGGCTCCGGCCACCTGCCAGGCGCCGCCCAGGCAATAACCGTCGACGGCGGCAACCACCGGCTTGGGGAAGGCGGCAATCGCTTCCTCCCCGGCCGTGACGTGGCCGCCGTCGTGCAGTCCGTTGTCCGGATTGTGCAGGATGGCCCGCAAATCGCTGATGTCCGCCCCGGCGGAAAAGTCCTCGCCCTCTCCGCGGATGACGACCACCCTAACGCCGTCGTCGTGCTCCAGCGGAGCGAGGACGACGGCGAAGTCCCGCCACATGTCAGCGGTCAGGGTGTTGCGCCGCGCGGGATTGGCCAGCCAAACCGTCGCCACCGGGCCGTCCCGTGTGACCCGCAGGGTCCCCTTGCTCATCAGAACCTCAGCCGCGCAGCTTGACGTTGATTTGCTTCGTCTGGGTAAACCCGGCCAGCATGCCTTCCAGCGACACCTCGCGGCCAATGCCGCTTTGCTTGTAGCCGCCGTAGGACTGGCCCACCATCTGGCCGCCGCCCTGATTAACCTGCACCCAGCCGGCCTCGACCCGGTGCGCGGTGTTCAGCGCGTTGTCCAGGTTGTGCGACCAGACGTAGGCGGCCAGTCCGTAGTGCGACTCGTTGGCCATGCGGATGACGTCCTCGGTGTCCCGCCACGGAATGGCGACCAGCACCGGGCCGAAAATTTCCTCCTGGGCCAGGCGGAAATCGTTGCGTCCGCCGCCGAAGACCGTGGGCAGGTGGAAGTAGCCCTCGGTAAGCGGGCCCTCGTCCGGAACGGAGCCGCCCAGGATGGTGGCCATGGAACCGCGGCCTTCCTCCAGGTAGCCGCTGATCGAGGAGAACTGGCTGTTGTTGATGACGGCACCCATGTCGGTGGCCTCATCCAGCGGATCCCCCACGGTCAGCGCGCCGAGTTTGGCCGACAGCCGTTCCAGGACCTCGTCGTAAATGTCTTCATGCAGGAACAGACGGGATCCGGCGGTGCAGCTCTGGCCCTGGCGGGTGAACCGGGAGGCGAGCAGCAGCCCGTCGATCAGGTCCTCGTCCACGGCATCCGGAAAAACGATGGAGGGGTTTTTGCCGCCCAGCTCCAGGGAGACATGGGCGAGCCGCTCCCCTGCGGTGCGGGCGACGCCGCGGCCCACTTCGGTGGATCCGGTGAAGGACACCTTGTCGACGCCGGGGTGCTCGGCCAGCGCAGCACCGATGATGCTCCCCCGCCCGGTCAGGGCGTTGACCGTGCCCGGAGGCAGGTGCCGGGCACAGATTTCGGCCAGCAGCAGGATGGTCAGCGGCGCGTCGTCGGCCGCCTTCAGAATCACTGTGTTGCCCGCCGCCAGGGCTGCCGGGAGCTTGAATCCCGCAATCATCAGCGGGGAATTCCACGGCAGGATGCAGGCGACGACGCCGAGCGGCTCCAGCCGCGTGTACTGCAGCTGGCCCTCACCGGCGGGCAGTGTCACACCCTTGACTTCACCGGCGATGCCGGCGAAGTAGCGGAACAAGGCGACCAGGGTGGTCACTTCCGGGCGGGCCTGGGTGCGCAGGGCGTTGCCGGTATCCAGGGCGGTGAGCCGCGCAAAGTCCTCGGCCCGGGCCTCAATGTCATCGGCGATGAGGGACAGTGCCCGGGAACGGACGGTGAAATGGGCGCTGCGCCAGCCCGGGAAGGCTTCCCGGGCAGCGGCGACAGCGCGGTCCACGTCTTCGGGACCGGCCGCCGGCACCCGGGCGATGACGGTTTCCCGTCGGGCCGGATTCAGCACCTCACGCCACTGCCCGGAGGCGGCCTCGACCGGTGCGCCGCCGATCCACATCGGCTGGTCGAAGCCGGACAGGAACGAGCTGTAGTCGGAGCTGTCCGAGGTGCCGGCGGTGCTGCGTCCGGAGTCCGACGGAAGGTTGAGCTGGGTCATGATGCCTCGTTTTCTCGGGTCGTGCTGGGCCGGTGGTGCTGGGCGGGTAGTGCTGAGCTGGTCGTGCCGGGCTGGTCGTGCTGGGCTGGTCGTGCCGGGCTTCTCGTGCTGGAACGGATGCTCCTCAGCGGTGCTGGAAATCCGGTTTCCGCTTCTCGATGAAGGCCGCCATGCCTTCCTTCTGGTCTTCCAGGCCGAAGACCGAATGGAACACCCGCCGCTCGAGCCGGATGCCCGAATCCAGGGTGGTCTCAAACGCAGCGTTGACCAGTTCCTTGCCGAGCATGGCGACGGGAGCCGACATCGACGCAATGGTCTCGGCGGTGGAACGGGCGTCGTCGAGCAGCTCGGCGGCGGGCACCACACGGGCCACCATTCCGGACCGCTCGGCCTCGTCGGCGCCGATGGTCCGGCCGGTGAGGATCATTTCCATGGCCTTGGCCTTGCCCACTGCGCGGGTCAGGCGCTGCGAGCCGCCAATCCCGGGGATGACGCCCAGCTTGATTTCGGGCTGGCCAAACGTGGCGGTGTCAGCGGCGATGATGAAGTCGCACAGCAGTGCCAGTTCGCAGCCGCCTCCGAGGGCATGGCCGGCGACGGCGGCAATCACCGGGGTGCGGACGGCGGCAAGGGTGTCCCAGCCGCGGAACCAGTTCCCCAGGTACATGTCCATGTAGCTTTTTTCGGACATTTCCTTGATGTCGGCGCCGGCAGCGAAAGCCCGCTCGGATCCGGTGATGATGATGGCGCCGATGCCCGGGTCATCGTCGAGCTCCGTCGCCGCCGAGACCACATCCTGCATCAGCCCGTAGTTCAGGGCGTTCAGGGCCTTGGGTCGGTTCAGGGTAATGATGCCAACCCGCCCGTTGCGCTCCAGGAGGATGTTCTCGTACTCGCTCATACTGCTCCGCTCTGTTCCGCCGGCGACTGTCCGGCCGCCGGTGTGTGCTGGTTCACTTCAGTATTGCTTTCCGCGCCGGATGAAGCGGCACGGATGACGTTGATGACGGCGGAAAAGTCCTGCCCACCGCCACCGGACGCCGCAAGATCCCGGTAGATTTCTCCGGCCCGCCGGCCCAGTTCGGCGCGCACTCCGGTGGAATCCAGCGCGTCGGCGGCCAGACCCAGGTCCTTGGCCATCAGGGCAGCGGCGAATCCGGGCTGGTAATCCCGGTTCGCGGGGCTGGCCGGCACCGGGCCGGGAACCGGACAGTTGGTGGTCAGCGCCCAGCACTGGCCGGAGGCGGCCGACGCGACGTCGAACAGCGCCTCATGCGTCAGGCCAAGTTCCTCCCCGAGGACAAAGGCCTCGCTGACGGCAATCATTGACACACCCAGGATCATGTTGTTGCAGATTTTTGCCGCCTGGCCGGCTCCGGGATCGCCGCAGTGCACGACGCGGCCGCCCATGACATTGAGCAGGGGAAGGGCTG
This genomic interval from Arthrobacter sp. zg-Y820 contains the following:
- a CDS encoding HNH endonuclease signature motif containing protein, whose protein sequence is MDQNGSSTGTPGADGTGVEAAARTRFVYIADPGVAEAGVGPGMEAGEVSGVEGGRVSGFADRGGCPDGFTGSLVLQNVQSLTEEQTGDTLVRVDQLIRWAQAQQARLLARLQDIYQDGAFVVTGKLDPGLAFSLAAEEAATILGVPTGTGKALMSQAGDLCTRNTATLQALESGQISYGHAETLVEQCAGVVPAELPGFEAELLGMAAGQTRTQFRVKAQRLREQYYPETIVQRQLTAFEQRTVWVRPEPDGMSWLSALLPAEKAQAIFTQLSVAARGEQAAGDTRTVDQLRTDILTDLLGGHDHECRDECSNGGGGRGKGSKGSRGGRNAGGAGAGAKRGKGRRKGSGSGREASSGAKGSGSGKGAGSCRIGHGPRARTEILVVINAETLFGADDQPAELNGYGPISPVTARRMAREAAKWTPVERDPETEEILRVGKRRKVPDGLKRVLRVRDGTCRFPGCRTNAVISEIDHTKPWAQGGLTDHDNLEHLCRRHHMFKSEGFWKARQPRPGVIEWTSPGGRCYRTEPDLTLSPETSPETCEDDSVHLRRDIELVPLSDAEPGDYGDNPPPF
- a CDS encoding MarR family transcriptional regulator — translated: MPHPLPRDPIAEARRHWEEHGWEKAAEGMTAVTAVMRTHQILLTRVENVLKPFGLTFARFELLALLSFTGSGALPMAKAGARLQVHPTSVTNAVDRLEQAGLAGRRRHPSDGRTVLVEITPAGRKLVPLAAAALNSEVFVHPGFAADDLATLIDILTRFRRDAGDFQDPAENFQEPAE
- a CDS encoding AMP-binding protein, producing MNSNSATNLFRAARDELLTLAGSYEKAVETFVWPQLDGPFNWAIDYFDAMARGNSACALWIVEEDGSEQKYSFDDMVHRSDQVAAWLAAQGVGRGDPVMLMLGNQVELWETMLAAMKLGAVIMPTASAAGSADLADRISRGGARWVIANAADAGKFDAVPGDYGKILVGAGLQEESDWLDYGKAYAASPVQLQTITDADDPLLFYFTSGTTSRPKLVEHTQVSYPVGHLSTMYFLGLQPGDVHLNISSPGWAKHAWSSFFAPWNAEATVFIHNYTRFRPEALLEQMHRAEVTSLCAPPTVWRMMIQASLGERPAQLRELIGAGEPLNPEVISRVQSAWGLSIRDGFGQTETTALVGNTPGADLHPGSMGRPLPGVPVVIIDPATGLPADEGEICLDLARRPLNLMTGYHGDPVRTEEAMDGGYFHTGDMAVRDAGGYITYIGRTDDVFKASDYKVSPFELESVLIEHPAVAEAAVVPAPDELRLAVPKAYVALAEGWEPNRETALSILSYAREHLAPYLRVRRLEFHDLPKTMSGKIRRVQLRALENDADPARRAERAGVEYRDDEFPELRR
- a CDS encoding enoyl-CoA hydratase/isomerase family protein; translated protein: MSKGTLRVTRDGPVATVWLANPARRNTLTADMWRDFAVVLAPLEHDDGVRVVVIRGEGEDFSAGADISDLRAILHNPDNGLHDGGHVTAGEEAIAAFPKPVVAAVDGYCLGGAWQVAGACDFRLASDRAVFGITPAKIGIVYPLSGIERLVRLAGPGVAKYLLFSGDFVPAEQALRLGLVERVIPQADFWTDVASFAHRLAGRSQLSLQAMKELVDIIAAGGAGTSAENGASVEAGTAGETGAAGETGAAGEAGAAGEPASRSRRALEQASNRWQQEMAASPDPAIGVRAFLAKEDPVFSWTGPTWKDSARKDSARADSAVADSARDEPAGNDRVPKEER
- a CDS encoding aldehyde dehydrogenase family protein, with translation MTQLNLPSDSGRSTAGTSDSSDYSSFLSGFDQPMWIGGAPVEAASGQWREVLNPARRETVIARVPAAGPEDVDRAVAAAREAFPGWRSAHFTVRSRALSLIADDIEARAEDFARLTALDTGNALRTQARPEVTTLVALFRYFAGIAGEVKGVTLPAGEGQLQYTRLEPLGVVACILPWNSPLMIAGFKLPAALAAGNTVILKAADDAPLTILLLAEICARHLPPGTVNALTGRGSIIGAALAEHPGVDKVSFTGSTEVGRGVARTAGERLAHVSLELGGKNPSIVFPDAVDEDLIDGLLLASRFTRQGQSCTAGSRLFLHEDIYDEVLERLSAKLGALTVGDPLDEATDMGAVINNSQFSSISGYLEEGRGSMATILGGSVPDEGPLTEGYFHLPTVFGGGRNDFRLAQEEIFGPVLVAIPWRDTEDVIRMANESHYGLAAYVWSHNLDNALNTAHRVEAGWVQVNQGGGQMVGQSYGGYKQSGIGREVSLEGMLAGFTQTKQINVKLRG
- a CDS encoding enoyl-CoA hydratase; the protein is MSEYENILLERNGRVGIITLNRPKALNALNYGLMQDVVSAATELDDDPGIGAIIITGSERAFAAGADIKEMSEKSYMDMYLGNWFRGWDTLAAVRTPVIAAVAGHALGGGCELALLCDFIIAADTATFGQPEIKLGVIPGIGGSQRLTRAVGKAKAMEMILTGRTIGADEAERSGMVARVVPAAELLDDARSTAETIASMSAPVAMLGKELVNAAFETTLDSGIRLERRVFHSVFGLEDQKEGMAAFIEKRKPDFQHR
- the mmsB gene encoding 3-hydroxyisobutyrate dehydrogenase, producing MTGEHETRIGFIGLGNMGGPMAANLVTAGYPVTGYDPVPAAAERAVANGIRMAATADQAAAGADVVITMLPTGQHVLNALSGDGDSLGLLAAAPADALFLECSTISVDDAHTAHALMLEMGHRGLDAPVSGGVVGAEAGTLTFMVGGAAADFAAALPLLNVMGGRVVHCGDPGAGQAAKICNNMILGVSMIAVSEAFVLGEELGLTHEALFDVASAASGQCWALTTNCPVPGPVPASPANRDYQPGFAAALMAKDLGLAADALDSTGVRAELGRRAGEIYRDLAASGGGGQDFSAVINVIRAASSGAESNTEVNQHTPAAGQSPAEQSGAV